One Streptomyces sp. NBC_00554 DNA segment encodes these proteins:
- a CDS encoding Ig-like domain-containing protein: MEKRVMTDSKRRRGLMVASALLGGVLVLSACSGSDDKATGGDGGNTSSAQAQADEAAAKKTSEASITITPKDGSDNASINNAAKVTVGKGTLTDVTMKTADGTAVAGEISADKLSWAPTGQLERSTTYKITAEAADSEGRVAHENASFTTVSPANSFIGNFTPEDGSTVGVGMPVSINFDKSITNKADVEKGITVSSSSGQEVVGHWFSANRLDFRPEDYWTGGSTVTLKLNLDGVEGASGVYGVQQKTVTFKIGRNQVSIVDAKTKTMKVTQNGATIKTIPISAGSPENKTYQGVMVMSEMFKETRMNGATVGFTDDDGKGEYDIKDVPHAIRLSASGTFIHGNYWGAKSVFGSVNTSHGCVGLSDTKGANDPNTTAAWFYNHSMIGDVVVVQNTGDKTIAPDNGLNGWNLDWAAWTAGSAV, from the coding sequence ATGGAGAAGCGTGTGATGACGGACAGTAAGCGGCGCAGGGGCCTGATGGTCGCGTCCGCACTGCTCGGCGGGGTGCTGGTGCTCTCCGCGTGCAGCGGGAGCGACGACAAGGCCACGGGCGGTGACGGTGGCAACACCAGCAGCGCGCAGGCCCAGGCCGACGAGGCCGCCGCCAAGAAGACCTCCGAGGCATCGATCACGATCACGCCGAAGGACGGCTCCGACAACGCCTCCATCAACAACGCCGCCAAGGTCACCGTGGGCAAGGGCACGCTCACGGACGTGACCATGAAGACCGCGGACGGCACCGCCGTCGCCGGCGAGATATCCGCGGACAAGCTGAGCTGGGCGCCCACCGGTCAGCTGGAGCGCTCCACCACGTACAAGATCACGGCCGAGGCCGCCGACTCCGAGGGCCGCGTCGCCCACGAGAACGCGTCGTTCACCACGGTCTCCCCGGCCAACAGCTTCATCGGCAACTTCACGCCGGAGGACGGCTCCACCGTCGGCGTCGGCATGCCGGTCTCGATCAACTTCGACAAGTCGATCACGAACAAGGCCGACGTGGAGAAGGGCATCACGGTCAGCTCCAGCAGCGGCCAGGAGGTCGTCGGCCACTGGTTCAGCGCCAACCGCCTGGACTTCCGCCCCGAGGACTACTGGACCGGCGGCTCCACCGTCACCCTCAAGCTGAACCTCGACGGTGTCGAGGGCGCCAGCGGTGTGTACGGCGTGCAGCAGAAGACGGTCACCTTCAAGATCGGCCGCAACCAGGTCTCGATCGTCGACGCCAAGACCAAGACCATGAAGGTCACCCAGAACGGCGCGACCATCAAGACCATCCCGATCTCCGCCGGTTCGCCCGAGAACAAGACGTACCAGGGTGTCATGGTGATGTCCGAGATGTTCAAGGAGACGCGCATGAACGGCGCGACCGTGGGCTTCACGGACGACGACGGCAAGGGCGAGTACGACATCAAGGACGTGCCGCACGCCATCCGCCTGTCCGCCTCCGGCACCTTCATCCACGGCAACTACTGGGGCGCCAAGTCCGTCTTCGGCAGCGTCAACACCAGCCACGGCTGCGTGGGCCTGTCGGACACCAAGGGTGCGAACGACCCGAACACGACTGCCGCCTGGTTCTACAACCACTCGATGATCGGCGACGTGGTGGTCGTCCAGAACACCGGCGACAAGACCATCGCCCCGGACAACGGCCTCAACGGCTGGAACCTGGACTGGGCGGCCTGGACCGCCGGTTCGGCAGTCTGA
- the hutH gene encoding histidine ammonia-lyase produces MHTVVVGTSGVTASDVLAVARAGARIELSGEAVAALAAAREIVDALAAKPEPVYGVSTGFGALASRHISPELRAQLQRNIVRSHAAGMGPHVEREVVRALMFLRLKTVCSGHTGVRPEVAQTMADILNAGITPVVHEYGSLGCSGDLAPLSHCALTLMGEGDAEGPDGVVRPAGELLAEAGITPVELREKEGLALLNGTDGMLGMLVMALADLETLYKSADVTAALSLEALLGTDKVLAPELHAIRPHPGQSAAAANMLAVLKGSELTGHHQDGAPRVQDAYSVRCAPQVAGAGRDTLAHARTVAERELASAVDNPVVLPDGRVESNGNFHGAPVAYVLDFLAIAAADLGSIAERRTDRLLDKNRSHGLPPFLADDAGVDSGLMIAQYTQAALVSEMKRLAVPASADSIPSSAMQEDHVSMGWSAARKLRTAVDNLTRIVAIELYAATRAIELREGLTPAPASQAVIEAVRAAGVQGPGPDRFLAPDLAAADAFVRAGQVVTAVEPVTGPLA; encoded by the coding sequence ATGCACACTGTGGTGGTGGGGACGTCCGGGGTGACCGCGTCCGACGTTCTCGCCGTGGCGCGCGCCGGCGCCCGGATCGAGCTCTCCGGCGAGGCGGTGGCGGCCCTCGCCGCGGCCCGCGAGATCGTGGACGCGCTGGCCGCGAAGCCGGAGCCCGTCTACGGCGTCTCCACCGGTTTCGGCGCCCTCGCGAGCCGGCACATCAGCCCGGAACTCCGCGCCCAGCTGCAGCGCAACATCGTCCGCTCGCACGCCGCCGGGATGGGCCCGCACGTCGAACGCGAGGTCGTCCGCGCGCTGATGTTCCTGCGGCTCAAGACCGTCTGCTCGGGACACACGGGCGTGCGGCCCGAGGTCGCGCAGACCATGGCCGACATCCTGAACGCCGGTATCACCCCGGTCGTCCACGAGTACGGCTCGCTCGGCTGCTCCGGCGACCTGGCCCCGCTGTCCCACTGCGCGTTGACCCTCATGGGCGAGGGTGACGCGGAGGGCCCGGACGGCGTCGTACGGCCCGCGGGCGAGCTGCTCGCCGAGGCCGGCATCACCCCCGTCGAGCTGCGCGAGAAGGAAGGCCTCGCCCTCCTCAACGGCACCGACGGCATGCTCGGCATGCTGGTCATGGCCCTCGCCGACCTGGAGACCCTCTACAAGTCGGCCGATGTGACGGCCGCCCTGTCCCTCGAGGCCCTCCTCGGCACCGACAAGGTCCTCGCTCCCGAGCTGCACGCCATCCGCCCGCACCCCGGGCAGAGCGCCGCGGCCGCCAACATGCTGGCCGTGCTGAAGGGTTCGGAACTCACCGGGCACCACCAGGACGGCGCCCCGCGCGTCCAGGACGCCTACTCCGTGCGCTGCGCCCCGCAGGTCGCCGGCGCCGGACGCGACACCCTCGCGCACGCCCGCACGGTCGCCGAGCGCGAGTTGGCCTCCGCCGTCGACAACCCCGTCGTACTCCCCGACGGCCGCGTGGAGTCGAACGGCAATTTCCACGGCGCCCCGGTCGCCTACGTCCTCGACTTCCTCGCCATCGCCGCCGCCGACCTCGGCTCCATCGCCGAGCGCCGCACCGACCGGCTGCTCGACAAGAACCGCTCGCACGGCCTGCCGCCGTTCCTCGCGGACGACGCCGGCGTCGACTCGGGCCTGATGATCGCCCAGTACACGCAGGCGGCACTGGTGAGCGAGATGAAGCGGCTCGCCGTACCGGCGTCCGCCGACTCCATCCCGTCCTCCGCGATGCAGGAGGACCACGTCTCGATGGGCTGGTCGGCCGCGCGCAAGCTGCGCACCGCCGTCGACAACCTCACCCGCATCGTCGCGATCGAGCTGTACGCCGCCACCCGCGCGATCGAGCTCCGCGAGGGCCTCACCCCGGCCCCGGCGTCGCAGGCGGTCATCGAGGCCGTCCGCGCGGCCGGCGTCCAGGGCCCCGGCCCCGACCGCTTCCTCGCCCCGGACCTGGCGGCGGCGGACGCGTTCGTGCGCGCCGGGCAGGTGGTCACGGCCGTGGAGCCGGTGACGGGTCCGCTGGCCTAG
- a CDS encoding enoyl-CoA hydratase/isomerase family protein: protein MAELEQGGERRFGEFVAVRRHGYVAELALDRPKAMNAVSTDMARAIAGACETLAADPDVRVVVLTSTHERAFCVGADLKERNSLTDAELVRQRPVARAAYTGVLELPMPTVAAVHGFALGGGFELALSCDLIVADRTAVVGLPEVSVGVIPGGGGTQLLPRRVGSARAAELIFSARRLEAVEARELGLVDELVEAGRDREEALALGARIAANSPVGLRAAKRALRLGHGLDLRAGLEVEDAAWRSVAFSGDRAEGVAAFNEKRTPEWPGA, encoded by the coding sequence ATGGCGGAGCTGGAGCAAGGGGGCGAGCGGCGGTTCGGGGAGTTCGTCGCCGTACGGCGGCACGGGTACGTCGCGGAGCTCGCCCTCGACCGGCCGAAGGCCATGAACGCGGTGTCCACGGACATGGCCCGCGCCATCGCCGGTGCCTGCGAGACGCTCGCGGCCGACCCGGATGTACGCGTGGTCGTGCTGACCTCGACCCATGAGCGGGCCTTCTGCGTCGGCGCCGACCTCAAGGAACGGAATTCCCTCACCGACGCCGAGCTGGTGCGCCAGCGGCCCGTCGCGCGGGCCGCGTACACCGGGGTTCTGGAGCTGCCGATGCCGACGGTCGCCGCGGTGCACGGGTTCGCGCTGGGGGGCGGGTTCGAGCTGGCGCTGTCCTGCGACCTGATCGTGGCCGACCGTACGGCGGTCGTCGGGCTGCCCGAGGTGTCGGTCGGGGTGATTCCCGGCGGGGGCGGTACGCAGTTGCTGCCGCGCCGGGTCGGGTCCGCTCGGGCGGCCGAGCTGATCTTCTCTGCGCGGCGGCTGGAGGCGGTTGAGGCGCGGGAGTTGGGGCTTGTCGACGAGCTGGTCGAGGCGGGGCGGGATCGCGAGGAGGCGCTCGCGCTGGGGGCTCGTATCGCGGCGAATTCCCCGGTGGGGTTGCGGGCGGCGAAGCGTGCGCTTCGCCTCGGTCACGGTCTTGACCTCCGGGCCGGGCTCGAGGTCGAGGACGCCGCGTGGCGGTCCGTCGCCTTCTCGGGGGACCGGGCGGAGGGCGTGGCGGCGTTCAACGAGAAGCGCACGCCGGAGTGGCCGGGGGCGTAG
- a CDS encoding cold-shock protein, translating into MATGTVKWFNAEKGFGFIEQDGGGPDVFAHYSNIASSGFRELLEGQKVSFDVAQGQKGLQAENIVPA; encoded by the coding sequence ATGGCTACAGGCACCGTGAAGTGGTTCAACGCGGAAAAGGGCTTCGGCTTCATCGAGCAGGACGGCGGCGGCCCCGACGTCTTCGCTCACTACTCCAACATCGCCAGCTCCGGCTTCCGTGAGCTGCTGGAGGGCCAGAAGGTCTCGTTCGACGTCGCGCAGGGCCAGAAGGGCCTGCAGGCGGAGAACATCGTCCCCGCCTAA
- a CDS encoding DEAD/DEAH box helicase: MTRSERPVRKRPANARGTQTGSSASARNAGRGTGNKGGARKAAPAPQEFSLPESITPALPAVESFDALDMPAALTKTLTAQGVTEPFPIQGATLPNALAGRDVLGRGRTGSGKTLAFGLALLARTAGRRAESKAPLALVLVPTRELAQQVNDALTPYATAVNLRIATAVGGMSIGRQAGTLRRGAEVLVATPGRLKDLIERGECTLGQVAITVLDEADQMADMGFMPQVTALLKQVEPGGQRLLFSATLDKNIDRLVKMFLTDPVVHSVDPSAGTVTTMEHHVLHVADETDKKAVALRIAARDGRVILFVDTKRGADRFTKRLLANGVRASALHGGRSQPQRNRTLDQFKTGQVTVLVATNVAARGIHIDDLDLVVNVDPPADHKDYLHRGGRTARAGESGSVVTLVLPEQKREMTRLMADAGINPRIARVTSSDEELARITGAREPSGVPVVIEVPQVAEQPKRPKSRPRVGGGARRPQGTGAGGRAQGTGTGGRAKSTGAGAGTESQGRQPQRAGGRRTEAGGAAGASRAGGRGRAPQRRGEGGGQGGGGRRAA; the protein is encoded by the coding sequence ATGACTCGATCCGAACGTCCCGTCCGTAAGAGGCCGGCGAACGCACGCGGTACCCAGACCGGCTCCTCCGCCTCCGCGCGGAACGCCGGCCGGGGCACCGGCAACAAGGGCGGGGCCCGCAAGGCCGCGCCGGCGCCGCAGGAGTTCTCGCTGCCCGAGAGCATCACGCCCGCGCTGCCCGCCGTCGAGTCCTTCGACGCGCTGGACATGCCGGCCGCGCTGACGAAGACCCTGACCGCCCAGGGTGTCACCGAGCCCTTCCCGATCCAGGGCGCCACCCTGCCCAACGCCCTTGCCGGGCGCGACGTTCTGGGCCGGGGCCGCACCGGCTCCGGCAAGACGCTCGCCTTCGGCCTCGCCCTGCTGGCCCGCACCGCGGGCCGCCGGGCCGAGAGCAAGGCGCCCCTCGCGCTCGTGCTCGTCCCCACGCGTGAGCTCGCGCAGCAGGTCAACGACGCGCTGACGCCGTACGCGACCGCTGTGAACCTGCGCATCGCGACGGCCGTCGGCGGTATGTCGATCGGCCGGCAGGCCGGGACGCTGCGCCGTGGTGCCGAGGTGCTCGTGGCCACCCCCGGGCGGCTCAAGGACCTCATCGAGCGCGGCGAGTGCACGCTCGGCCAGGTCGCCATCACCGTCCTCGACGAGGCCGACCAGATGGCCGACATGGGCTTCATGCCGCAGGTCACGGCGCTGCTCAAGCAGGTCGAGCCGGGCGGTCAGCGACTGCTCTTCTCGGCGACGCTCGACAAGAACATCGACCGGCTGGTCAAGATGTTCCTCACCGACCCCGTCGTCCACTCCGTGGACCCGTCGGCGGGCACGGTGACGACCATGGAGCACCACGTGCTGCATGTCGCCGACGAGACCGACAAGAAGGCCGTGGCGCTGCGGATCGCGGCGCGCGACGGCCGGGTGATCCTCTTCGTCGACACCAAGCGCGGTGCCGACCGGTTCACAAAGCGACTGCTCGCCAACGGTGTCCGGGCGTCCGCGCTGCACGGCGGGCGCAGCCAGCCGCAGCGCAACCGCACCCTCGACCAGTTCAAGACCGGTCAGGTCACCGTGCTGGTCGCCACCAACGTGGCCGCCCGCGGTATCCACATCGACGACCTCGACCTCGTGGTCAACGTCGACCCGCCGGCCGACCACAAGGACTACCTGCACCGCGGCGGCCGTACGGCCCGTGCCGGTGAGTCCGGCAGCGTCGTCACGCTGGTGCTTCCCGAGCAGAAGCGCGAGATGACCCGCCTGATGGCCGACGCCGGCATCAACCCGCGCATCGCCCGGGTCACGTCCAGCGACGAGGAGCTGGCCCGTATCACCGGCGCCCGCGAGCCCTCCGGGGTCCCCGTGGTCATCGAGGTGCCTCAGGTCGCCGAACAGCCCAAGCGGCCCAAGTCCCGTCCCCGGGTGGGCGGCGGAGCACGTCGTCCGCAGGGAACGGGTGCGGGTGGCCGCGCTCAGGGCACGGGTACGGGTGGCCGCGCCAAGAGCACGGGTGCCGGTGCCGGTACGGAGTCGCAGGGCCGTCAGCCCCAGCGCGCCGGTGGTCGCCGCACCGAGGCCGGTGGCGCCGCGGGCGCGAGCCGCGCGGGTGGCCGTGGCCGCGCCCCGCAGCGCCGCGGTGAAGGCGGCGGTCAGGGCGGCGGCGGTCGCCGGGCCGCCTAG
- a CDS encoding diguanylate cyclase domain-containing protein has translation MGEDRRLRAVVELAQGMAAAHTPRESWRAAALGACHALDGSFAALSVWERELGRLRVLANVGERAEGEEEFPEGEAYPVHQFPEITEFLHERWAGGGEPDAWVETAEGPAGGPAGYCHQRVAALRRRGRGCCVVAPIVLHGRAWGELYVARRAGAPVFGRADADFATVLASVVAAGIAQTERLEEARRLAFTDALTGLANRRAVDVRLDEAIERHKEDEKVVVSLVVCDLNGLKRVNDTRGHAVGDRLLERFGSVLSLCGAMLPGTLTARLGGDEFCLLAVGPAADEVVRVADELCRRAAELELGEGVACGVASTEDPIGPVRSARRLFRLADAAQYRAKAVRAAKPVVAGREGPDDPVVRLADAPSKEGAGERRRFRGRPGPRNTEER, from the coding sequence ATGGGTGAGGACAGACGGCTGAGGGCCGTGGTGGAGCTGGCGCAGGGGATGGCGGCGGCGCACACCCCGCGCGAGTCCTGGCGGGCCGCGGCGCTCGGCGCCTGCCATGCCCTCGACGGGAGCTTCGCCGCGCTCTCCGTGTGGGAGCGGGAGCTCGGCCGGCTGCGGGTTCTGGCGAACGTGGGGGAGCGGGCGGAGGGCGAGGAGGAGTTCCCGGAGGGGGAGGCCTATCCGGTGCACCAGTTCCCGGAGATCACCGAGTTCCTGCACGAGCGGTGGGCCGGAGGCGGCGAGCCCGACGCCTGGGTCGAGACCGCGGAGGGACCGGCCGGAGGCCCCGCCGGGTACTGCCACCAGCGCGTCGCCGCCCTGCGCAGGCGCGGCCGAGGCTGCTGCGTCGTCGCCCCGATCGTGCTGCACGGCCGCGCCTGGGGCGAGCTGTACGTGGCCCGCCGGGCGGGAGCCCCCGTCTTCGGCCGGGCCGACGCCGACTTCGCGACCGTACTGGCCTCGGTCGTCGCGGCCGGGATCGCGCAGACCGAGCGGCTGGAGGAGGCCAGGCGGCTGGCGTTCACGGACGCCCTCACCGGTCTCGCCAACCGCCGTGCCGTCGACGTACGGCTCGACGAGGCGATCGAACGCCACAAGGAGGACGAGAAGGTCGTGGTGAGTCTCGTCGTCTGCGACCTCAACGGGCTCAAGCGGGTCAACGACACCCGGGGGCACGCGGTCGGCGACCGGCTCCTGGAACGCTTCGGGTCCGTGCTGTCCCTGTGCGGCGCGATGCTCCCCGGCACCCTCACGGCCAGGCTCGGAGGCGACGAGTTCTGCCTCCTCGCGGTGGGCCCGGCCGCCGACGAGGTCGTCCGTGTCGCCGACGAACTCTGCCGTAGGGCGGCCGAGTTGGAGCTCGGGGAGGGCGTGGCCTGCGGGGTCGCCTCGACCGAGGATCCGATCGGGCCTGTGCGCTCGGCCCGGCGGTTGTTCCGGCTTGCCGACGCCGCCCAGTACCGCGCGAAGGCCGTACGGGCCGCGAAGCCCGTGGTCGCCGGGCGCGAGGGCCCCGACGACCCGGTCGTGCGTCTCGCCGACGCGCCGTCCAAGGAAGGGGCGGGGGAGCGGCGCCGCTTCCGGGGGCGCCCCGGACCGCGGAACACGGAGGAGAGGTAA
- a CDS encoding DUF2625 family protein, with the protein MRDLTELTDVEDPAWPTLSERLSTTNSVSLEVLPVDPAQGRGTLLQLQITARSWLGALALNCGGVVLDSGWLRIYGSPGDGTPAGPPGLAEVNEFPERFDPTWRPDGGLVIGHDVLGGVFVLNGPAPEADGRPGQPGEMIYFAPDSLRWEALEVGHGDWLNWLLSGGMEQFYDTLRWPGWRGESGALTGTQGLSVFPNLWSAEARRDLTATTRRAAPLAELLDLHRGSALKLDSVDPGFFGEVHD; encoded by the coding sequence ATGCGAGACCTGACCGAGCTGACCGATGTCGAGGATCCGGCGTGGCCGACCCTCTCGGAGAGGCTCTCCACGACGAACTCCGTGTCCCTGGAGGTGCTCCCGGTGGACCCGGCGCAGGGCCGCGGGACCCTGCTCCAGCTGCAGATCACGGCCCGGTCCTGGCTGGGCGCGCTCGCGCTCAACTGCGGCGGGGTGGTGCTGGACAGCGGATGGCTGCGCATCTACGGCAGTCCGGGCGACGGCACACCGGCGGGCCCGCCCGGCCTCGCCGAGGTCAACGAATTCCCCGAACGCTTCGATCCCACCTGGCGGCCGGACGGCGGGCTCGTCATCGGCCATGACGTCCTGGGCGGCGTCTTCGTCCTCAACGGCCCCGCCCCCGAAGCCGACGGAAGACCCGGCCAACCCGGCGAGATGATCTACTTCGCGCCGGACTCGCTGCGCTGGGAGGCCCTCGAAGTGGGCCACGGCGACTGGCTCAACTGGCTTCTGAGCGGCGGCATGGAGCAGTTCTACGACACCCTCCGCTGGCCCGGCTGGCGCGGCGAGTCCGGCGCCCTGACCGGCACCCAGGGCCTCTCCGTCTTCCCGAACCTCTGGTCCGCCGAGGCCCGCCGCGACCTGACGGCCACCACCCGCCGCGCGGCCCCCCTCGCCGAACTCCTCGACCTGCACCGCGGCTCCGCCCTCAAACTCGACTCGGTCGACCCGGGGTTCTTCGGCGAGGTGCACGACTGA
- a CDS encoding ABC transporter permease, translating into MFFTYLRRELRRRRKAALVVASGLALGIALVIVVSSVSSGMEKAQGKVLQSLYGLGTDMTVTKAAAAQSDTSERPRFNFDANEGDSEQSSDRVMVQGFQTLASSTVTKVDSQAGVADSVGGLSLQVVKVNGNFRQGQFQQDEGATAAPGGGGGGGNGGGTGAPQGRVEGGGAEFDVNSYTVYGTDVTKPELGPLTSSKITSGRTFTASETDAKVVVVDTSYAKENKLVLNDTVTIKSVKYKVIGIATPDSGDAAANLYIPLKQAQTLSDSKDKVTTIYVKASDSQQIDSVKSTIQKNISGTTVTTSADLANTVSGSLSTASDLASNVGKWLSIAVLIAAFLVAGLLTSSAVSRRVREFGTLKALGWKSSRVTRQVVGEAIVNGLVGGALGIAVGLAGAFVVTEISPTLQAEVGSSSAAAGPGGGGPGGGGGFGAAREAASSTLDVALSAPVSLNTIVVAVGLAVAGGLIAGAFGGWRASRLRPADALRRVE; encoded by the coding sequence ATGTTCTTCACCTACCTGAGGCGCGAACTGCGCCGCCGCAGAAAGGCGGCCCTCGTCGTCGCCTCCGGGCTCGCCCTGGGCATCGCCCTGGTCATCGTGGTCAGTTCCGTGTCCTCGGGCATGGAGAAGGCCCAGGGCAAGGTCCTCCAGTCGCTGTACGGACTGGGTACGGACATGACGGTCACGAAGGCTGCCGCGGCCCAGTCGGACACCAGCGAGCGCCCGCGCTTCAACTTCGACGCGAACGAGGGTGATTCCGAGCAGAGCAGCGACCGCGTGATGGTCCAGGGCTTCCAGACCCTGGCCTCCAGCACGGTCACCAAGGTCGACTCCCAGGCGGGCGTCGCGGACTCCGTCGGCGGGCTGAGCCTCCAGGTCGTCAAGGTCAACGGAAACTTCAGGCAGGGCCAGTTCCAGCAGGACGAGGGCGCGACCGCTGCCCCCGGTGGCGGCGGTGGCGGTGGCAACGGTGGCGGCACCGGTGCTCCCCAGGGCCGTGTCGAGGGCGGCGGCGCCGAGTTCGACGTCAACAGCTACACCGTCTACGGCACCGACGTCACCAAGCCCGAACTCGGCCCGCTGACCTCCTCGAAGATCACCAGCGGCCGTACCTTCACGGCGTCCGAGACGGACGCCAAGGTGGTCGTCGTCGACACGTCGTACGCCAAGGAGAACAAGCTCGTTCTCAATGACACCGTCACGATCAAGAGCGTCAAGTACAAGGTCATCGGCATAGCGACGCCCGACAGCGGTGACGCGGCGGCCAACCTGTACATCCCGCTCAAGCAGGCGCAGACGCTCAGCGACTCCAAGGACAAGGTCACCACGATCTACGTCAAGGCGTCCGACTCGCAGCAGATCGACAGCGTCAAGAGCACCATCCAGAAGAACATCTCGGGTACGACGGTCACCACCTCCGCCGACCTCGCGAACACCGTCTCCGGTTCCCTGTCGACCGCCTCCGACCTCGCCTCGAACGTGGGCAAGTGGCTGTCGATCGCAGTGCTCATCGCCGCGTTCCTGGTCGCCGGTCTGCTCACCTCCTCGGCGGTCTCCCGGCGCGTCCGCGAGTTCGGCACCCTGAAGGCGCTCGGCTGGAAGTCGAGCCGGGTGACCCGCCAGGTCGTCGGTGAGGCCATCGTCAACGGTCTGGTCGGCGGTGCCCTCGGTATCGCGGTCGGGCTCGCGGGCGCCTTCGTCGTCACCGAGATCAGCCCCACCCTGCAGGCGGAGGTGGGCAGTTCGAGCGCGGCAGCCGGTCCCGGCGGTGGTGGCCCCGGTGGCGGTGGCGGCTTCGGCGCCGCCCGCGAGGCGGCGTCCTCGACCCTCGACGTCGCGCTCAGCGCACCCGTCAGCCTCAACACGATCGTCGTCGCGGTCGGCCTCGCAGTCGCCGGCGGTCTGATCGCCGGTGCCTTCGGCGGCTGGCGCGCCTCCCGGCTGCGTCCCGCGGACGCCCTGCGCCGCGTCGAGTAG